The genomic interval ACAACGAAACAGCCGGCGTACTAATCTCATTCCAAGGAAACAAACTATCCAAAAAAAACCGATACACATTCCTCCACCTAATATCCACAAAAAACCCAATCCAAATAATACGTACGATAATAATATACCTAAAACAAATCGACGAAAAAATCTCATTCGAAGAAGCAAAAAAAGACGAATACTACATAGCCTGCCTATCCGTACACCCAAAACACAGAAGAAAAGGCATAGCACAAAAACTACTCAACAAACACGAAAAACAAGCCAAACAAAACAACCTAACCAAAACATCACTCTGCGTACACGGAAAAAACAAACCAGCAATAAACCTCTACCTAAAACAAGGATACCAAATACAAAACAAAACAATAACAAACGGAATAAAACTAATAAGAATGACAAAAACACTAAACCAAACCAAAACAACCTAAAAACAACCAAAATAAGCTTGATTACAACCTTAATGAAACCTAAATATGTTTATTAGTTTTTATTGGCTGGGTTTTTATAGGTTTGTTTTGTGTCTGTGGGTTGGTTTAAATCATTTTTTGTAGTGTTTTGTCGACCTTTGTTTTTTTGTTGTTGGTTTTGTTTGGTTGGTTTAGGTTTTCTGTGTATGTTGGTTTTTTTTCTTGGTAGAATATGCCTATTGGTATTTGGTCGTTTTCGTAGTCTGCTTTTTTCCATGCTAGTTTTTTGTCTGTTGGGTCGTAGTTTTGTTGTTCGAGTTTGGTGATGTGTTCACTGTAGTGTTTCCATGTGTTGTAGAATGCGACGCATGGTTGCAGTATCTCTATAACTGAAAATCCTTTGTGGTTGATTGCTTGTTTTAATGTTTTTTTGAAGTGCTTACGTTCGCCTGGATAGCATCTA from Methanonatronarchaeum thermophilum carries:
- a CDS encoding GNAT family N-acetyltransferase → MFKKPKNRVTYKNTYIAETNNETAGVLISFQGNKLSKKNRYTFLHLISTKNPIQIIRTIIIYLKQIDEKISFEEAKKDEYYIACLSVHPKHRRKGIAQKLLNKHEKQAKQNNLTKTSLCVHGKNKPAINLYLKQGYQIQNKTITNGIKLIRMTKTLNQTKTT